A portion of the Thunnus albacares chromosome 5, fThuAlb1.1, whole genome shotgun sequence genome contains these proteins:
- the cebpb gene encoding CCAAT/enhancer-binding protein beta, whose product MEVAGFYDEGSFAIHSRDSIISPISGGSSYWRLGDSMTELGIEERERAIDFSVYLDSALHYPQLAAQTQQQHQQQQHQQQGDVFSDFLAENKIKRVAANYKNYTLLNELETSQRDNLRDPREPYALGYTELQETRVDSVLSPEVVGSRYRTAAAAAAAERDDSQEDAKMENGSSGFDMRSYLHYQSTSGSLGNISTASSTCSSPPGTPAPSGKSRSPSHGGKMSSGKPKKRLDKDSEEYKMRRERNNLAVRKSRDKAKMRNLETQHKVLELAAENDRLQKRVEQLSRELATLRNLLSATGQC is encoded by the coding sequence ATGGAAGTAGCCGGCTTCTACGACGAGGGCAGCTTTGCTATCCACAGTAGAGACAGCATTATCAGCCCCATCAGCGGCGGCAGCTCTTATTGGAGGCTCGGTGACTCGATGACGGAGCTGGGAATTGAAGAGCGGGAGAGAGCGATAGACTTCAGTGTTTACCTGGACTCAGCTTTGCACTATCCGCAGCTGGCGGCGCagacgcagcagcagcaccagcagcaacagcaccagcagcaggGGGACGTTTTCTCAGATTTCCTGGCTGAGAATAAGATCAAGAGAGTTGCAGCGAACTACAAGAACTACACGCTGCTCAACGAGCTGGAGACGAGTCAGCGCGACAACTTGAGGGACCCCAGGGAGCCCTACGCGCTGGGTTACACCGAGCTGCAGGAGACCCGGGTGGATAGTGTGCTCAGCCCTGAAGTCGTCGGGAGCCGCTacagaactgctgctgctgctgctgctgctgagagagaCGACAGCCAGGAAGACGCAAAGATGGAGAACGGGTCGTCTGGCTTTGACATGAGGTCCTACCTTCATTACCAATCCACCAGCGGCAGTCTCGGAAACATCTCCACCGCGTCCTCGACTTGCTCCAGCCCGCCCGGCACACCTGCCCCGTCAGGTAAAAGCAGGTCACCATCGCACGGTGGCAAAATGTCCAGCGGGAAACCAAAGAAACGCCTGGACAAGGACAGTGAAGAGTACAAGATGAGGCGGGAGAGGAACAACCTCGCCGTGAGGAAGAGCAGGGACAAAGCCAAAATGCGCAACTTGGAGACTCAACATAAAGTGCTGGAACTGGCTGCAGAGAACGATCGTTTACAAAAGCGTGTGGAGCAGCTGTCCAGAGAGCTGGCCACCCTGCGCAACCTACTCTCTGCCACCGGACAATGTTAG